The sequence gtggtactgtgcactgtccatatatacagaataagaacaGACacagaggattacacccagcatacaggaaaggagtggtactgtgcactgtccatatatacagaataagaacaGACacagaggattacacccagcatacaggaaaggagtggtactgtgcactatccatatatactgaggattacacccagcatacaggacaggagaagcaaTACTGTGCACTCTCCATATatagaggattacacccagcatacaggacagaagtggtactgtgcactctcCATATatagaggattacacccagcatacaggacagaagtggtactgtgcactctcCATATatagaggattacacccagcatacaggacagaagtggtactgtgcactgtccatatatagaggattacacccagcatacaggacagaagtggtactgtgcactgtccatatataccgaggattacacccagcatacaggaaaggagtggtactgtgcactgtccatatatactgaggattacacccagcatacaggacaggagtggtactgtgcactctcCATATatagaggattacacccagcatacaggacaggagaagcaatactgtgcactgtccatatatagaggattacacccagcatacaggacagaagtggtactgtgcactgtccatatatagaggattacacccagcatacaggacagaagtgttactgtgcactgtccatatatagaggattacacccagcatacaggacagaagtggtactgtgcactgtccatatataccgaggattacacccagcatacaggaaaggagtggtactgtgcactgtccatatatactgaggattacacccagcatacaggacaggagtggtactgtgcactgttcATACAAACAGGACAGGGCGCCTATAGTCCAGTTTTTACAGCAGCAGCGGCGTCTCATTCAGAGGAAACGAAGTGAGATCATGTGACTcatgtgggcgtggcctcgtcCATTGCACGTGTGGTTGAGCTTCCTGAATGTCGGTAGGAGACTCACTGCCGGTGTTGTGTGCGGGTAACTAATGGGGGCGCTGGTCACATCTACTATAGCTTCGTTGCACATGCGCAGTAGACATTACAGAGGCTGCGCCGTGCATTACGGTCATCCAGTGGAGACGTTTCATCGTTAGTCCAACCAGACTGTAGCTTTAATTTTGTAaactgaaatctgattggttgtctcTTGTACTCCCACGTGGACAGGAAGCAGCAGCCGTAGTGTCATACTGCTGCATGACAGCTAGGCGGCAGTGTTGTCACATGACCATAACAAGCaatggctgctgcaggcctgcATATCCCTATAGAAGTATAGATGACTTGTTATAGTGGCTTATTACAGCTGACATCAGTTATTCTTAGACAGTGTTCACACCAGCTTTATAAACATCTCTAATAGATGATGCTGTGACCCATCCTTCATTGTTACAGGCAAGAATTCACTATAGATATATTATCTCTTATTGTGTCCTCAGAGGGAAGACAATGTCTCAGGCCACGTTTCACGCTCCCCGGAGGAAGAGGAAGGTGTACGAGTCCTATGAATCTCCCTTTCCTGTCCCGCTATCTCATGATGGTTACATGAAAGATTTCCGGATCTGCCGAGGAGAGATTATTAACAATACCGTCATTGTGAGGAGTGTAGAGGACATAGCACTTCTCTATGGAAAGGTaagtgttacttttttttttttttttttactaattttccATGTGACAAtccacattttaaaaaaaattatattgtttCCATTCTGACCCCCTTCCCTGTagaacagggatgtcaaactctctccagctgttacataaatgcaattcccatcatgcctggacaactaaagctttagctttgttgGTAtagtccaggcttgatgggagttgtagttttgtaacagctggaggtctTTAGTTTGACACCTGtactgtagaatgacctctataaaggtcactgagcatgcccataAGCCCTTCTTTTTCCTCAGAAGGAGACAGATCCTGTTGTTGCCTATGCTCAGTGGGGCTGGCTGTAAACAACATCTCTAAATGCAGTTAAGATAGctgaggcaagatggcagccctcaTAATAGTGTACAAAAAATTAAAGGGCAAAATTTATTGATAACCTATCCTCAAGATAGGTTGTCATTTTGAGACCAGTAGGGTGCCAACACCTGAAATCTTCACAGAGAGTTGTGTTTCAGAGCTGTAACCCTGCCATAcaacaggaagcagacagctccgtaCACTGTATAGTGGCCAGGCTGGGTTACTACAGCACAACTCCCACTCAGGTGAAtgagggctgagctgcagtaacccagcttgtCCACTACACAGTGGATGGTGCTGTCATACATATGCCACAGCTGTGACAAATAGCTGAACAGTGGGGATTGTTGGGTATTGGCACCCCTCCCAcatgatattgatgacctatcctgagaATAGGCCGTCACTCAATTTTGCCTAGAAAACCCCTCCTCTGCAGCACAGCAATGTCTATTTAGAAgtgatatatggggggaggcAAATTTCTCATAGAAAGATATCGAATAGGTTaatgaaataaattacaaacatTTTCTAAATCACCCACAGTTACATATTAAATGGCAGCGTCCTGATGCCAACCTGGCTTGGCGGCAGCAGACACCAGAGTGTACTCTACGGAATCTGCGTGTAGAACTTCAAGCTGATTCCAGCACGCGCCCCCGTTTGAagttctgcccgtcccataggctccattctatgctgggGCAGATTCTGTCGTCCACCCAAAGCATTGACATGTCTGTATGAGGCTTAGGGAGTTCAGTACATGAGCCTTATACTAATTTATAGGATTTGTGCTTGGAACAAACTGTTGTATTTGTCTTCAGGGATATTTTGGGAAGGGGATCCTGTCACGTAGTAGACCAGAGTACAACATTGAACAGGAGGAGCTAAGAGTGCGGTGGAAAGGTAAGGATGATATACATAGTACAATAAATAGTTTTCAATATAGGGGAGACACCCAGAAACTGAAcagcttttttcttttacagGTTCAAAAGTGAAATTTCCGATTATTTCATCAATCAAGTAAGTGCATTTTTTATTACCTTGTATTATATTACTAGTATTTTTACCTATTTTGTTCTTTGCCCTACTTTTATCTTATTATCTACGATAATTATATATTTTCAGATACCAGCATCACTTACAATGGGCCAAAGAACTTTTAGAAGAACAGAATATGGACCCAGAGACTGTTATTAAAATACTTGGAGATTACACCAGTCCCATTCTTCTGCCAGATGAAAGAGAAAAGACTTTGGAGGACAACGTAGATGAGCTCCCACCATCTGAGTCCGCCAATAGGTCATCTACTTCTGATAAAGACTGTATGGTCCGGGAAGGAAATCCTGCGTATGATCCTTTGTCAAAATATGTCTCTGAGAACCCTGACACCGATCACACTCTGCTAGACAGAGAGGTTCTGGAGAAGATGCACTGCCATAGGCATGATGACTTTATCATACATTGTGGATGTAAGCCTGAAAAACAGACCGGACACACTGACCCGGAAGAAAGGGGACATGAGTATGTGATGGTAGAAGAGGAGGCTACGGCAGAGGCTGAAGACATGGAGGAGGAAAGAAGTGTAAGGAAGCTCTCTGAATCTACAGGccgccatacacattagagaaaaGTGTCTAATATATATGGTTTCCTCCTGAATCTCCTCAATAGACCAGGTTGGCTAACTGCTGGtattgagcccctgagagtcCTGTCCATTGTGCAcaactatttctcattctctccatttcatgGGGTGGGAACAGAGCTGGGCTGTTTTCCAGAAGTACCAGACACACAGGTACTTCCTTTTCCAGACAGTAAAGTtccacttacacagaaagattatctgccaaagatttaaaaccaaagccaggaatggatttgaaaagaggagaaatctcaggctttccttgtcctatgacctgatctttgtttatagtctgttcttggctttggctttaacccatagctgcactaGGACGTTACTGATCGCGCTGCGATCCTGGGTGctacggctattagcgggcacggtccaatcgccgtgcccgctaattaaaggagaagtccggtaaaaattttcattaaagtattgtattgtcccccaaaagttatataaatccccaatatacaattattatgggaaaagcttataaagtgattttttccctgcacttactactgcatcaaggcttcacttcctggataacatggtgatgtcacttcctggataacatggtgatgtcacaagctgactcccagagctgtgcgggctgtggcgatCCGATCGCGGAAGGGTGATCCCCACATCCTCTTCCGGCTGGGGTCTgcaccataatggcgctgatcccggcttggcactcagcAGCAGCATAAAGCAATAGATCACAgatttcattgatctatgcagtatatctatactgaatagatctcaatgagggatcagtgtagtaatactagaagtcccccagggggaattctagtgtgtgtgtaaaaaaaaaaaaaaaaaagtttttttttattaataaaaaatcccctcccctaataaaagtttgaatgacccccttttccccatttcataaataaataaacatgtttggtatcaccgcacgTGTAATcgaccaaactattaaattatcacattcccgatctcgctcgataaacggcgtcagcgcaaaaaaattccaaaatgaaaaatcgtgcatttttggtcgcatcaaatctagaaaaattgtaataaaaagcgatcaaaaagtcgcatatgcgcaatcaaggtaccgatagaaagtacagatcatggcgcaaaaagttaaacctcacacagccccatagaccaaaggataaaagcgttataagcatggtaatggagcgattttaaggaacatatatattttttaaaggttttaattttttaaaagccatcaaataaaataaaagttatacaagttacatatcgtcgtaatcgtactaacttgaggaacatgtacaatgagtcagttttaccctacggcaaacggcgtaaaaacaaaacaaaaaactaaatttggaaaaaaaaatatttttattcaatttccccacacatataatttttttctggtttcacagcttaTTTTAGGCAAacattacatctgccattgcaaagtacaattagtggcgcaaaaaataagggcttatctgGGCCTCTAAGTGGAAAATGCACGCGCtatagccttatatacacaaggaggaaaaaccgaaagcgcaaaaatgaaaactggctgtgtccactaagggtccatttacacagaaagatattctgacagattatctgccaaagatttgaagccaaagccagaaatagactataaacagagatcaggtcataaaggaaagcctgagatttctcctcttttcaaatccattcctggctttggcttcaaatctttggcagataatctttccgtgtaaatggacccttagggttaaatctttggcagataatctgtcagataatctttctgtgtaaatggaccctaacagcgCAACTCATACTCCTCTTTGCTATGCCTTGAAAGGACACTGAACTGGGTTGATTTATTACACAGTATGGTACTATAGATGGTATGTAGGGGGGAAGGGGTTACTGCTACTCTGGTGTTACAAGCTGCTATGtgagaagaaaggaaagaaacaaggAAGGGGTTATGTTAAGCACTAAAGCGCTGCTGATGTCAAGCTGAAGGAAGGGGGTTTGGAGAGATTAAAGTGCGGCActatggacatacagcagtagttACACTGGGTATTACTGACTTTTTTAGGTGGTGAGAAAAGAGCGGTCCCTTCATACAGCAATGGCTAAACCCCACACTGCCAGTGGACAGACAGTGGACAGCaaagtgcagggaagggagacacctagtggccaatactgTATAGCTTTTATCTTTTTGGTAAATTTTGTTTTCTTGTGATAAGAAATCATTTTTACTAAATTAAGTCATATACAAGTATGTTAGGAATCCTATAATgacatggagggaagttgtttaaaACTATGGCGATCTTTTAGGTTTTTTTGTGACGTTTGACCACACCTTGTGACCTTTTTCCAACAATATCAAACGGTGGCTTTATGTTTCAAAATCTGGTGTTCTTCTAATTCTACCTTCCTCTTTGAAATGGAGAAGGTTATGTGGAGTATTTAACATTTTGTAtacatagattttattttttatattcattTGTTATAATTTACATCTAGGAGATGAAGAAGTTGAAGTTAGTTTGCCGCCGGAATCCATTCCGAATTTTTGAGTATTTACAGCTCAGCCATGAAGAAGTAAGTTTCCTCATCTCTAATGTTCCCTATGGAATACTTCTATGTGTATTTTTAATACTtagtcttctcttttcaaattgtCTCCCTAGGCCTTCTTCTTGGTATACGCCTTAGGATGTCTGTCCATAACCTATAAGAAGGTAAGGCACATTTATACAGTTTTTAAAACATAAATTAGATTTAATGGAATACCAGGAAAAGCTGATACCCTGCGTTATGTCAAGTGCAGGGCCTGAGGGCTGGTGCACAACTCTGAGGTCCAGAGAACCTTAGGGGCccttaaggccgggtttacatttgtCCGGCGGTGCGTCTGCGTTTTGGCGcatgagaaaagcgccggagggaaacgcattattgaactgatcccattgttttcaatgggattgttcaatATATGCGGCGTGTAAATAGTGACGCCGGACCGACCGCACGGGAGAACGCAGCATGCAGCGTCCTCCTGTGCGGCCCGCAAGGCTGTGTGGCGCCgcatccactaaagtgaatggagcgccgGCGTTGAGGCAaatagcagcacaatgtaaaaaaaataaacatatatctccccctgtgtgctctccccctcccctatagcccccccgttgctcccccagtagtatatagccccccctgttgcccccccagtagtatttagcttccctgtgcgctctcccccagtagtatatagccccccagtagtatttagcttccctgtgcgctctcccccagtagtatatagccccccatgtgtgctctttccctcccaaatagcccccctgtccgctcttcccctcccatatagcccccctgtgcgctctcaccttgtagtatatagccccctgtgagctcccccaattagtatataacccccccctgtacgctcccctgcaaatcccattgaaaatgacaggaaaacatactggggaaaaaaatgtcaactgatgagagcaacttgtgataactgatggaaactgatggtttttaatgaaaagaaggatagaaaaactgatggcaactgatggaaactgatggtttttaatgaaaagaaggatagaaaaactgatggcaactgatgcatttttggcatcagttgtggtcagtttttagacaaaaaacgcaactgatgcaaacttatatatgtaaacctagccttagaaaGCTGAGAAACAAGCAATGTTGTCCCATAGGAAACAATGTAAATTGGTTGAATTGGCTGATGGCTGATGACGCACATCCCTCTTTGTAAGcgaagatgtgcagccgataacaaagAACTGTAATGGCAACATGAACAACGCAGTGAACGTTTGTGTGGGCCAGCCATGcgatttttttttgtgctttgtaAAGGCCCTGAAAACTAGCACAGCTGATCTCGTTTGCGcccctggacagccgaaggttgAGTCATGTATTTCATAAACATGAACaggccataaaaataaaaatgttcacctCCACATATCATTGTCATGATGTCACTCGCGTTGACTGGCGTCGAGCTTATGGGGCATTAGGTCATCATATGGTAAAAATCACATGCTAACTTATTCTGTGTATCGTTATGATAACAAATGTATATAGTGTTTTATTACTTGCATTACATCGCCATATTCTGACCTAtgagttttttgttgttttttttttgctcacgGGAGCTGTAGTCTTAATTGGTAACATTTTTGGACTAGAAAGTTCCACTTCTGGTCACTTGTTCAGTACACTGCAATGctgttgttttttcctcctcgtgcttaaaaggccatagcacttgcattttttcacctagagacccacatgaacccttattttttgcgacaccaattgtactttgtaatgacagacttaatttttccataaaatatgctgcgaaactggaaaaaaaaaatttgtgtggttaaaaaaaaaacaacactattTCAGGTTTCATGTTTAAGCCATTCACCATATGGTAAAAccaacatgttatctatgttcctcaaatctGAACTATTACAACAGTACGCAACagtatgtaacttttattttatttgacggcttttaaaaaattcaaacataaaaaaaatgattaaatgttcttaaaattgctctaataccatccttataacgctttattttttagtctatagggctgtgtgaggtgtcattcttttAGCCATAATCGGTACTTTCCAGTGGTAGCTTGCTTACATATATGTGGCTTTTTGATTGCTTAttattccaatttttctggatttgatgtgaccgaaaatcagcaattttgcgctTTGGCATTTTTATATGCTTATGCCATTTACAGTGTGAGGTCAAgaatgccataatttaataggcgatttttttattttttttttacacagtaatttgaattcccccccaggggacttctatgtTAACTGCACTGAGAGat is a genomic window of Dendropsophus ebraccatus isolate aDenEbr1 chromosome 4, aDenEbr1.pat, whole genome shotgun sequence containing:
- the TSEN2 gene encoding tRNA-splicing endonuclease subunit Sen2, coding for MSQATFHAPRRKRKVYESYESPFPVPLSHDGYMKDFRICRGEIINNTVIVRSVEDIALLYGKGYFGKGILSRSRPEYNIEQEELRVRWKGSKVKFPIISSIKYQHHLQWAKELLEEQNMDPETVIKILGDYTSPILLPDEREKTLEDNVDELPPSESANRSSTSDKDCMVREGNPAYDPLSKYVSENPDTDHTLLDREVLEKMHCHRHDDFIIHCGCKPEKQTGHTDPEERGHEYVMVEEEATAEAEDMEEERSEMKKLKLVCRRNPFRIFEYLQLSHEEAFFLVYALGCLSITYKKESLTILKLWELFSAAQPNFQTRYMAYHHFRSKGWVPKVGLKYGTDLLLYRKGPPFYHASYSVIVELVDENCEGPPLRRLTWRSLSGLNRTTMNVSKELLICYLIKPPGFTENDMNTPESIKRFSVQEVIVSRWISSRERMEHDEL